A stretch of the Leguminivora glycinivorella isolate SPB_JAAS2020 chromosome 2, LegGlyc_1.1, whole genome shotgun sequence genome encodes the following:
- the LOC125241000 gene encoding inducible metalloproteinase inhibitor protein-like codes for MSASKTILIVCLFYVLAVTLAQPGDHSCDKGEVYIVCGPSCPKTCESRGDTCKLCSQQCVKGCFCANDTFRAQDGSCVTQEQCPPRACTGENEVFDECPPTCPRTEKCENLWSKKLCEEKNCCTPQCRCKPGFYRNEQNQCISSQECIKKDGGESAGPEALPNAAALVAGTGRAG; via the exons ATGTCTGCTTCAAAGACCATTTTAATTGTGTGCTTATTCTACGTTTTGGCTGTAACCCTAGCGCAGCCTGGTGATc ACTCCTGCGACAAAGGCGAAGTCTACATCGTATGTGGCCCCTCATGCCCCAAGACCTGTGAGTCCAGAGGCGACACCTGTAAGCTGTGCTCGCAGCAATGCGTTAAAGGATGCTTCTGTGCCAACGACACCTTCAGAGCACAAGACGGCTCATGTGTAACACAGGAACAATGTC CTCCACGTGCATGTACCGGTGAAAATGAAGTATTCGATGAGTGTCCTCCGACTTGTCCTCGGACTGAAAAATGCGAAAACTTATGGAGCAAAAAACTATGCGAAGAGAAAAATTGCTGCACACCTCAATGTCGGTGCAAGCCTGGTTTTTACAGAAATGAACAAAACCAATGTATCTCCTCGCAAGAGTGTA TTAAAAAAGACGGAGGCGAGTCTGCGGGACCTGAAGCACTACCGAACGCAGCAGCACTGGTGGCCGGCACTGGAAGGGCCGGTTAA